The following coding sequences lie in one Polynucleobacter necessarius genomic window:
- a CDS encoding polyprenyl synthetase family protein, whose amino-acid sequence MSATVSFQEWISTHSERCESALDRLLDSVQTNPWRLHEAMRYAAQGGGKRIRPLLVYAAGQLAEQTSDETLDAAAVAIECIHAYSLVHDDLPCMDDDDLRRGRPTVHKAFDEATALLVGDALQTRAFEVLANATAPAEMRLKMITALAMASGSRGMAGGQAIDLESVGKKLDLAGLQLMHAMKTGALLSCAVELGGIAANLNEAQLAHLGQYSKALGLAFQIVDDVLDATADSQTLGKTAGKDAAANKSTYVTLMGLDYAQKQAKELQGNAIKSLEGFGSKAQALKDLALLVVNRGK is encoded by the coding sequence TTGAGCGCTACGGTTTCATTTCAAGAGTGGATCAGTACTCATTCTGAGCGATGCGAATCTGCTTTAGATCGTTTGCTTGATTCTGTGCAAACGAATCCTTGGCGCTTGCATGAGGCAATGCGTTATGCAGCTCAAGGCGGTGGTAAGCGGATTCGACCTTTATTGGTGTATGCAGCAGGACAGCTTGCAGAACAGACATCTGACGAAACTCTCGACGCCGCTGCTGTTGCGATTGAATGTATTCATGCCTACTCATTGGTGCATGATGATTTGCCCTGTATGGATGATGATGATCTTCGGCGTGGCAGACCTACTGTACACAAAGCCTTTGATGAGGCAACTGCCTTGCTGGTTGGTGATGCACTACAAACGCGGGCATTCGAAGTGCTTGCAAATGCAACAGCTCCCGCAGAAATGCGTTTGAAAATGATTACTGCTTTAGCGATGGCATCTGGCTCACGCGGTATGGCTGGTGGCCAAGCCATTGACTTAGAGAGTGTTGGTAAAAAATTGGATCTTGCTGGTTTACAACTTATGCACGCGATGAAGACTGGCGCTTTGCTTTCCTGTGCGGTGGAGCTGGGTGGTATTGCGGCCAACCTGAACGAAGCACAATTAGCTCATTTGGGGCAGTATTCAAAAGCCCTAGGCTTGGCTTTTCAGATTGTGGATGATGTGCTGGATGCGACCGCCGATAGTCAAACCCTTGGAAAAACTGCAGGTAAAGACGCGGCGGCGAACAAGTCAACCTATGTCACCTTGATGGGTTTAGATTATGCACAAAAGCAAGCTAAAGAATTGCAGGGAAACGCTATCAAAAGCTTAGAAGGTTTTGGTAGCAAAGCGCAGGCCTTGAAAGATTTAGCTCTATTGGTTGTCAATAGAGGTAAATGA
- a CDS encoding dienelactone hydrolase family protein, with translation MKTSVMGATAMGIGFVAASEPVIAAAIETDFKGIQAGEVMIPVGSFQLPAYVSRPEKAKGSLPVIIVVSEIFGVHEYIADVTRRFAKLGYLAIAPEFFVRAGDPNTYGTVADILTNVVAKTPDAQVMNDLQAAIAWAGKNGGDLKRVGVTGFCWGGRITWLSATLPQVKAGVAWYGHLIDEKTEGNPRHPVDIAADLKAPVLGLYDGADAGISLESVDQMRAALAKVAPINPAAKASLIEVYPDAPHAFHADYRATYREGPAKDGWEKCLAWFKKNGVV, from the coding sequence ATGAAGACATCTGTAATGGGTGCCACTGCAATGGGCATTGGTTTTGTGGCCGCTTCTGAGCCAGTCATCGCTGCTGCTATTGAAACAGACTTTAAGGGAATTCAGGCTGGTGAAGTCATGATTCCTGTTGGTAGCTTTCAGTTGCCAGCGTACGTTTCGCGTCCTGAGAAGGCGAAAGGTAGTTTGCCCGTCATTATTGTGGTGAGTGAAATTTTTGGGGTCCATGAATACATTGCAGATGTCACAAGACGTTTTGCCAAGCTGGGTTACCTGGCGATTGCCCCAGAATTCTTTGTGCGCGCTGGCGATCCCAACACCTACGGTACGGTAGCAGACATTCTGACGAATGTCGTAGCTAAAACCCCAGATGCACAAGTAATGAATGACTTGCAGGCTGCCATCGCATGGGCCGGGAAAAATGGTGGGGACTTAAAGCGCGTTGGCGTTACTGGGTTCTGTTGGGGCGGCCGTATTACTTGGCTATCAGCGACCTTGCCTCAGGTCAAAGCTGGTGTTGCTTGGTATGGCCATTTGATTGATGAAAAAACTGAGGGTAATCCGCGCCATCCAGTGGATATTGCTGCTGACTTAAAAGCTCCTGTTCTTGGTTTATATGACGGTGCTGATGCTGGTATCTCATTGGAAAGCGTTGACCAGATGCGCGCTGCATTAGCAAAGGTAGCGCCCATCAATCCTGCGGCCAAAGCCTCACTGATTGAAGTCTATCCAGATGCGCCTCATGCTTTTCATGCTGACTATCGAGCCACTTATCGCGAAGGTCCCGCTAAAGATGGTTGGGAAAAGTGTCTCGCTTGGTTTAAGAAAAACGGAGTAGTTTAA
- a CDS encoding aromatic ring-hydroxylating oxygenase subunit alpha, with amino-acid sequence MTNLATAQKLAPSNLQLPVSAYFDADLYQQEIELLFKQGPGYVGHELMVPEVGSYQTLSAENEGRILVRNQEGIELLSNVCRHRQALMLNGKGKADNIVCPLHRWTYDLGGKLLGAPHFVDKPCLNLGKSPLQNWQGLLFEGPRDVNTDLAKLGVANDLKFDDYMLDHVEVHDCNYNWKTFIEVYLEDYHVVPFHPGLGKFVSCEDLNWEFGDWHSVQTVGIHKDLQKPGSPTYRNWHEAVLRQFGGKAPRHGAIWLTYYPNVMVEWYPGVLCVSTLHPMGINKTRNIVEFYYPEEIALFEREFVEAERAAYMETCIEDDEIGERMDQGRAALYARGINEVGPYQSPMEDGMQHFHEWYRRVMNFQGA; translated from the coding sequence ATGACTAATCTGGCTACCGCGCAAAAGCTTGCGCCGTCCAATCTACAACTGCCGGTTTCGGCATATTTTGACGCTGACCTATATCAGCAGGAAATTGAACTGCTTTTTAAGCAGGGTCCCGGCTATGTAGGTCACGAACTCATGGTGCCAGAAGTTGGCTCCTATCAAACTCTTAGCGCTGAAAACGAAGGACGCATCCTCGTGCGTAACCAAGAGGGTATTGAACTGCTTTCCAATGTCTGCCGCCATCGCCAAGCACTCATGCTGAATGGCAAAGGCAAGGCAGACAATATTGTTTGCCCACTGCATCGCTGGACTTATGACTTAGGTGGAAAATTATTAGGCGCGCCACACTTTGTGGATAAGCCTTGTTTAAATTTAGGTAAATCTCCACTACAAAATTGGCAAGGCCTCTTATTTGAGGGTCCACGAGACGTCAATACCGATCTTGCAAAACTTGGTGTTGCAAATGACCTCAAGTTTGACGACTATATGCTCGATCATGTTGAAGTACATGATTGCAATTACAACTGGAAAACATTCATCGAGGTTTACCTCGAGGACTACCACGTTGTTCCCTTTCACCCAGGCTTAGGTAAGTTTGTTTCATGCGAAGATTTGAATTGGGAATTCGGCGATTGGCATAGCGTGCAGACAGTTGGCATTCACAAAGATCTTCAAAAACCAGGCTCCCCAACCTATCGCAACTGGCATGAAGCGGTGCTACGCCAATTTGGCGGCAAAGCTCCGCGCCACGGAGCTATCTGGCTTACCTACTACCCCAATGTCATGGTGGAGTGGTATCCAGGCGTACTGTGCGTTTCCACACTTCATCCTATGGGTATCAATAAAACTCGCAACATTGTGGAGTTTTATTACCCAGAAGAAATCGCTCTTTTTGAGCGTGAGTTTGTTGAAGCTGAACGTGCGGCGTATATGGAAACCTGCATCGAAGATGATGAAATTGGTGAGCGCATGGATCAAGGTCGCGCAGCACTTTATGCACGCGGCATCAATGAAGTGGGTCCTTATCAAAGCCCTATGGAAGATGGTATGCAACATTTTCATGAGTGGTATCGCCGCGTCATGAACTTTCAGGGCGCATAA
- the polA gene encoding DNA polymerase I, with product MTKHRLLLVDGSSYLYRAFHAMPDLRNGAGEPTGAIYGMVNMMRWARSELKADHIACVFDAKGKTFRDEMYSEYKAHRSPMPEDLVKQIEPIHAMVKALGWPVLMVSGVEADDVIGTLATQATQAGWETIISTGDKDLAQLVNSSVTLINTMTNEKLDIDGVIEKFGVPPERIVDYLSIIGDAVDDVPGVPKAGPKTANKWLAEFGSLDNLIANADQVKGVVGENLRATLTWLPQARQLITVKTDCDLSPHLPGLDDLHAKPEDVALLRELFERYAFKTWLRDVEKQLTSPSGGASEEAAFDLASTPIASVSGVDESKQAREIASAPTKALSQDTADLQDAIERHYECITDEAGLDKWLQKIEQSTLTAVDTETTSLDALAAELVGISLSVKPGEACYIPVAHRNGETQLNRDVVLARMKPWLESPKHLKLGQNLKYDAHIFANYGITLGGVAFDTLLESYVLESHLPHNMDSLAERHLGMKTIRYEEVCGKGVHQIGFDQVDLQIATDYAAEDADITLRLHLELWPQIQASPGLLYVYEKIEMPAMRVLDIMERNGIRIDSALLAQQGQQVGKRLLELEGEIHQLAGQPFNIQSPKQIAEILFGQLQLPVIKKTPSGAPSTDEEVLQKLAEDYPLPARILDYRSLAKLMSTYIEKLPRMADPKTGRVHTNFSQATAVTGRLASSDPNLQNIPVRTEEGRRIREAFIPAPGCKLLSADYSQIELRIMAHIAQDENLLTAFREGKDVHQATAAEIFGIPLDEVNSEQRRYAKVINFGLIYGMSAFGLAGNLGIERSAAQSYIAKYFDRYPGVAQYMERTRLEARENGYVETVFGRRLWLPEIKGSNGPRRQGAERAAINAPMQGTAADLIKLAMIAVEDWLENAQLKTKLLLQVHDELVFDVPLDEIDLLQAKLSDLMCNIAQLKVPLVVSIGVGDNWEEAH from the coding sequence ATGACTAAACATAGACTCTTGTTGGTAGACGGTTCTAGCTACCTGTATCGCGCCTTTCATGCCATGCCAGACCTCAGAAATGGGGCTGGGGAGCCCACTGGGGCTATTTATGGGATGGTGAATATGATGCGCTGGGCCCGGTCGGAGCTAAAGGCCGATCATATTGCCTGTGTTTTTGATGCCAAAGGCAAGACATTCCGGGATGAAATGTATTCCGAATACAAGGCCCATCGATCCCCCATGCCAGAGGACCTGGTTAAGCAAATTGAACCCATTCATGCGATGGTCAAAGCATTAGGCTGGCCAGTATTGATGGTGTCTGGTGTTGAGGCGGATGACGTCATTGGCACTTTGGCAACACAGGCAACACAAGCTGGTTGGGAAACCATTATTTCTACTGGCGATAAAGATTTAGCGCAGTTAGTCAATTCATCTGTCACGCTGATCAATACGATGACAAATGAAAAGTTGGATATCGATGGTGTGATTGAAAAATTTGGAGTGCCGCCAGAACGCATTGTGGATTACTTATCCATTATTGGTGATGCAGTAGATGATGTTCCAGGCGTTCCCAAGGCGGGACCAAAAACTGCAAACAAATGGCTAGCAGAATTTGGTAGTTTAGATAATCTGATAGCCAATGCTGATCAAGTAAAAGGTGTAGTGGGCGAGAATCTTCGCGCTACATTGACTTGGTTGCCACAAGCGCGACAACTGATTACCGTTAAAACAGATTGTGATTTATCGCCTCATCTTCCTGGATTAGATGATTTGCACGCTAAACCTGAAGATGTTGCATTGTTGCGAGAACTATTTGAGCGCTATGCATTTAAAACTTGGTTGCGCGATGTTGAAAAACAGCTGACAAGTCCATCCGGCGGGGCTTCTGAGGAGGCCGCATTTGATTTGGCTAGCACGCCGATTGCTAGTGTGAGCGGGGTAGATGAGAGCAAACAAGCACGCGAGATTGCTAGCGCACCTACCAAAGCACTTTCACAAGATACGGCAGATCTACAGGATGCAATCGAGCGTCACTATGAGTGCATCACCGATGAAGCTGGTCTGGATAAATGGCTTCAAAAAATTGAACAATCTACATTAACTGCTGTAGATACAGAAACTACTAGCTTAGATGCATTAGCAGCAGAATTAGTTGGGATTTCATTATCAGTAAAGCCAGGTGAAGCTTGCTACATTCCGGTAGCGCATCGTAATGGTGAGACACAGCTCAATCGAGATGTAGTGCTTGCGCGAATGAAGCCCTGGTTAGAGAGTCCCAAGCATTTAAAGCTTGGGCAAAACTTAAAGTACGACGCCCATATTTTTGCTAACTATGGAATTACCTTGGGTGGCGTGGCATTTGATACTTTGCTCGAATCGTATGTTTTGGAATCTCATCTGCCACATAATATGGATAGCTTGGCAGAGCGACATTTGGGGATGAAAACAATCCGCTATGAAGAGGTTTGTGGCAAAGGGGTTCATCAGATTGGGTTTGATCAAGTAGATCTGCAGATTGCGACCGACTACGCGGCCGAGGATGCGGATATTACTTTGCGATTACATCTGGAGCTTTGGCCTCAAATACAGGCAAGCCCAGGTCTCCTGTATGTCTATGAAAAGATCGAGATGCCTGCCATGCGTGTTTTGGACATCATGGAGCGTAATGGTATTCGGATTGATTCGGCTTTATTGGCTCAACAAGGCCAACAGGTGGGCAAGCGCCTGCTAGAGCTCGAGGGAGAAATTCATCAGCTTGCTGGGCAGCCATTTAATATCCAATCCCCTAAACAAATTGCAGAAATTTTGTTTGGTCAGCTTCAATTACCAGTGATAAAAAAGACGCCTTCGGGCGCTCCCTCTACTGATGAAGAGGTATTGCAAAAACTCGCCGAGGACTATCCATTGCCAGCGCGCATCTTGGATTACCGCAGTTTGGCTAAGTTGATGTCTACCTATATTGAAAAATTACCGCGGATGGCTGATCCAAAAACGGGTCGTGTGCATACCAACTTCTCTCAAGCGACTGCAGTCACTGGGCGCTTGGCTTCTAGCGATCCTAATTTGCAAAACATTCCAGTGCGTACGGAAGAGGGTCGTCGCATTCGTGAAGCATTTATTCCTGCACCGGGTTGCAAGCTTTTATCTGCAGACTATTCGCAAATTGAGTTGCGCATCATGGCGCATATTGCGCAAGACGAGAATTTATTGACTGCGTTTCGAGAAGGCAAGGATGTTCACCAGGCGACAGCTGCAGAGATCTTTGGCATTCCTTTGGATGAGGTCAATTCTGAGCAGCGTCGCTATGCCAAGGTCATTAATTTTGGGTTGATTTATGGCATGAGTGCATTTGGATTGGCTGGCAACTTAGGAATAGAGCGCTCTGCTGCGCAAAGCTATATTGCCAAGTATTTTGATCGCTATCCAGGTGTTGCGCAGTATATGGAGCGCACCCGTCTTGAGGCTAGAGAAAACGGCTATGTGGAAACTGTCTTTGGGAGAAGATTGTGGTTGCCTGAAATCAAAGGCTCGAACGGCCCTCGTCGTCAGGGTGCTGAGCGAGCTGCGATTAACGCGCCAATGCAGGGTACAGCTGCCGACCTAATTAAATTGGCAATGATTGCGGTTGAAGATTGGCTTGAAAATGCGCAGTTAAAAACAAAATTACTCTTACAAGTCCATGATGAATTGGTCTTTGATGTACCCTTAGATGAGATTGACTTATTACAGGCCAAACTCTCGGATTTAATGTGCAATATAGCGCAGCTTAAAGTTCCTTTAGTCGTCAGCATTGGAGTTGGCGATAATTGGGAAGAAGCGCACTAA
- a CDS encoding BPSS1780 family membrane protein, whose product MKLNSVAPKEGYTWIRQGIWLFKQNPLRFLMLIFLYVFTAQLAVVVPIIGVFAILLLTPALSVGFMTACRQAINQERIKPTVYFVALQSSVLVRKRILQLGLIYTSLILLLSFILSLLVDFETLLPLMMGDNPITPEAMRQVYLVLLFGATLYIPVAMLM is encoded by the coding sequence ATGAAACTGAACTCCGTTGCCCCTAAAGAAGGCTATACCTGGATCAGACAAGGTATCTGGCTATTTAAGCAAAATCCCTTGAGATTCTTGATGTTGATCTTCCTATATGTTTTTACAGCTCAACTGGCGGTGGTCGTGCCTATTATTGGCGTCTTTGCGATCTTATTGCTGACGCCAGCACTGTCAGTGGGTTTTATGACTGCCTGTCGCCAAGCCATTAATCAAGAGCGAATCAAACCCACGGTTTATTTTGTTGCCCTGCAATCCAGTGTATTGGTTCGCAAACGCATACTGCAGTTGGGTCTGATCTACACCAGCCTCATTCTTCTGCTCAGCTTTATTCTGAGTCTTTTGGTGGATTTCGAAACTCTGTTGCCCTTAATGATGGGTGACAACCCCATTACTCCTGAAGCAATGCGTCAAGTTTATTTGGTGTTACTTTTTGGCGCTACGCTCTATATTCCAGTAGCAATGTTGATGTAG
- the dxs gene encoding 1-deoxy-D-xylulose-5-phosphate synthase has product MTLHSINSPDDLKELTREELPVLADELRQFVLDSVSKTGGHLSSNLGTVELSIALHYVFDTPRDRIVWDVGHQSYPHKILTGRRERMSTLRQFKGLSGFPHRAESEFDAFGTGHSSTSISAAMGMARAFQTKGERQVAVAVIGDSAMTGGMAFEAMNNAGVYDDLPLVVILNDNDMSISPAVGALNRHLARLLSGNIYSATKKGIDSVLSIAPPLREFAKRLEDHAKGMVSPSTIFQEFGFNYFGPIDGHDLDALIPMLQNVRCLAIEGRGPQFLHVVTKKGQGYELAEADPVLYHGPSKFNPEEGVKKLTASKQTFTQVFGEWLCDMAHADPLLIGITPAMREGSGLVEFEQNFPKRYYDVGIAEQHAVTFAAGMTCEGMKPVVAIYSTFLQRAYDQLIHDVALQDLPVLFALDRAGLVGADGATHAGAYDISFLRCIPNMLVMTPADEAECRDLLTTAFHQPHPSTVRYPRGSGIGAIPSAELRTLPLGKGEIRRKSNAPAGKRVAILAFGTLLYPALEVADAIDASVANMRFVKPLDIDLIQSLAESHDYLVTIEDGVIAGGAGSACLEALSSIGINKSLLQLGLPDEFIEHGDYSLLMTKCGLDAEGITNSIKRRFPAVLATNFVVLGK; this is encoded by the coding sequence ATGACTTTACATTCGATTAACTCCCCTGATGATTTAAAAGAACTCACTCGCGAAGAGCTTCCAGTTCTTGCGGATGAATTACGCCAATTTGTTTTAGATTCTGTTTCTAAAACAGGCGGTCACCTATCTTCGAACTTAGGAACGGTGGAGTTATCGATCGCTTTGCATTACGTATTCGATACCCCACGCGATCGCATCGTCTGGGATGTGGGTCATCAGAGCTACCCACATAAGATTTTGACTGGTCGCCGAGAGCGCATGAGCACTCTGCGTCAGTTCAAGGGTTTATCAGGCTTTCCTCACAGGGCTGAAAGTGAATTTGATGCTTTTGGCACAGGCCATTCCTCAACGAGTATTTCTGCCGCGATGGGCATGGCACGCGCTTTTCAAACCAAGGGCGAACGTCAAGTTGCGGTTGCCGTGATTGGCGATAGCGCTATGACTGGTGGTATGGCTTTTGAAGCGATGAACAATGCTGGTGTCTATGATGACCTACCACTGGTAGTGATCTTGAATGACAACGACATGTCGATCTCGCCAGCGGTCGGAGCGCTCAATCGCCATTTAGCAAGACTGCTAAGCGGCAATATTTATTCGGCAACTAAAAAAGGGATTGATAGCGTTCTCTCCATTGCGCCACCTTTGCGAGAGTTTGCAAAGCGCCTTGAGGATCATGCCAAGGGTATGGTTTCTCCATCAACGATCTTCCAAGAATTTGGCTTTAACTATTTTGGCCCTATTGATGGCCATGATTTAGATGCGTTGATTCCTATGCTGCAAAACGTTCGCTGCCTAGCAATTGAAGGTCGAGGCCCACAGTTCTTGCACGTTGTTACTAAAAAAGGCCAGGGTTACGAACTTGCTGAGGCTGATCCAGTCCTCTATCACGGCCCTAGTAAATTTAATCCTGAGGAAGGCGTTAAAAAGCTGACGGCTAGCAAACAAACCTTTACACAAGTATTTGGTGAGTGGTTGTGCGATATGGCTCATGCTGATCCATTGCTGATTGGCATCACGCCTGCGATGCGTGAGGGTTCAGGCTTAGTGGAGTTTGAGCAGAACTTTCCTAAGCGCTACTACGATGTTGGCATTGCCGAGCAACATGCTGTGACTTTTGCAGCGGGTATGACATGTGAAGGCATGAAGCCGGTGGTGGCGATTTACTCAACCTTCTTGCAGCGCGCGTACGATCAACTGATTCATGATGTCGCTCTACAAGATTTGCCAGTGCTGTTTGCCTTAGACCGTGCTGGCTTGGTCGGTGCTGATGGCGCAACACATGCCGGCGCTTACGATATCTCTTTCTTACGTTGCATTCCGAACATGTTGGTGATGACGCCTGCTGATGAGGCAGAGTGTCGAGACTTGTTAACTACTGCATTTCATCAACCACACCCAAGTACAGTCCGCTATCCACGGGGCTCTGGTATTGGAGCGATTCCCTCAGCTGAGTTGCGTACTTTGCCATTGGGAAAAGGTGAGATTCGTCGTAAATCGAATGCACCTGCTGGTAAGCGTGTAGCGATTCTTGCTTTTGGAACATTGCTTTATCCTGCATTAGAAGTTGCCGATGCTATTGATGCAAGCGTGGCCAATATGCGCTTTGTTAAGCCACTCGATATCGATTTGATTCAATCTTTGGCAGAGAGTCACGATTATCTTGTCACGATAGAGGATGGTGTGATAGCTGGTGGTGCGGGTAGCGCATGTCTTGAGGCGCTCTCAAGCATAGGTATCAATAAGTCCTTATTGCAGTTAGGTCTTCCTGATGAATTCATCGAGCATGGTGACTACAGCTTGCTGATGACCAAGTGCGGTTTAGATGCAGAAGGTATTACGAATTCCATAAAGCGGCGTTTTCCAGCAGTTTTAGCTACAAATTTCGTAGTTCTGGGCAAATAA
- the xseB gene encoding exodeoxyribonuclease VII small subunit has translation MESGKFSLEETLLAYQRGAALLKHCQGVLAQVEQQVRVFEA, from the coding sequence ATGGAATCTGGCAAATTTTCCCTGGAAGAGACCTTATTGGCTTATCAGCGCGGTGCGGCATTGCTGAAACATTGCCAAGGAGTTCTTGCGCAAGTTGAGCAGCAAGTGCGAGTATTTGAGGCTTAA
- a CDS encoding sulfurtransferase: protein MTPLISANQLEEIINSGEEVLLCDCRFDLVDPLYGQKAYEESHIPGAIYVDLDHDLSGPKNGVNGRHPLPSPEAWAKTKIRLGITPNTLVVAYDKQGSVYASRLWWMLKTSGHAKVQVLDGGLDAWNGPMGTVPRKPIPSPQAIEPRPYVGLVLVDEMVSNLQTKKNTIIDARANDRFHGQNETLDPVGGHIPGAINRFFKNNLSATAFKPAEQLFKDFVELLGPVKPADVIHQCGSGVTACHNLLAMELAGLKGSRLYAGSWSEWCADSSRPVEL, encoded by the coding sequence ATGACTCCTCTAATTTCCGCAAATCAGTTAGAAGAAATCATTAATAGCGGTGAGGAGGTCTTGTTGTGTGACTGTCGCTTTGATCTAGTCGATCCGCTATATGGCCAAAAAGCCTACGAAGAAAGTCATATTCCGGGCGCTATTTATGTGGACCTTGATCACGATCTATCGGGACCAAAAAATGGTGTCAATGGCAGACATCCTTTACCTTCGCCAGAAGCTTGGGCAAAAACCAAAATCCGCCTAGGCATTACCCCCAACACCTTGGTCGTTGCTTACGATAAACAAGGTTCAGTGTATGCAAGTCGTCTGTGGTGGATGCTAAAAACAAGCGGTCACGCAAAAGTGCAAGTCCTTGATGGTGGACTAGATGCCTGGAATGGCCCCATGGGAACTGTTCCTCGCAAACCAATCCCCAGCCCCCAAGCAATAGAACCAAGACCTTATGTTGGCCTGGTTTTAGTTGATGAAATGGTAAGTAATTTACAAACCAAGAAAAACACCATAATTGACGCGCGCGCCAATGATCGCTTTCATGGTCAAAACGAAACCTTAGATCCCGTTGGCGGTCATATCCCTGGGGCTATAAATCGTTTCTTTAAAAACAATCTCTCAGCGACAGCATTCAAACCAGCAGAGCAGCTCTTTAAAGATTTTGTGGAGTTATTGGGTCCCGTTAAGCCTGCTGATGTGATTCACCAATGCGGTTCGGGAGTGACGGCTTGCCACAACCTATTGGCTATGGAGCTTGCTGGTCTGAAAGGCTCACGCCTATATGCTGGCAGCTGGAGTGAGTGGTGCGCCGATTCCAGCAGACCAGTGGAGCTCTAA
- a CDS encoding ZIP family metal transporter → MAVLQSIVLITALAGVTSVLIAASFSVTLLSKMVNNMVSFSVGILLATALLHSLPEAFNIPGTRPQLLFATLLAGLFGFFLLEKIALLRHDHHHEGDGHHHHHGHDAENAGRSGWMILVGDGIHNFVDGILIAAAFMADYQVGIFTAIAIIAHEIPQEIGDFIVLLNAGFSRTRALIYNLICGLSAVVGGVLAYFFLERAHAAMPYLLVVAASSFIYIAVSDLIPQMHRRPHWAESLRQTVLIACGVGFVILLSMLH, encoded by the coding sequence ATGGCTGTCTTACAGAGTATTGTCTTAATTACTGCCTTAGCAGGTGTTACTAGCGTCCTCATCGCGGCGAGTTTTTCTGTGACCTTGTTGTCCAAGATGGTTAACAATATGGTGAGTTTTTCAGTTGGCATCTTACTTGCCACTGCTCTGCTGCACTCTTTGCCAGAAGCTTTTAATATCCCAGGCACTCGCCCCCAACTTTTATTTGCAACATTGCTAGCTGGTTTATTTGGATTTTTCTTGTTAGAAAAAATTGCTCTACTACGCCATGATCACCACCATGAAGGCGATGGTCATCATCACCATCATGGTCATGATGCTGAGAATGCTGGTCGAAGCGGCTGGATGATTTTGGTGGGGGATGGTATTCATAATTTTGTTGATGGCATTTTGATTGCTGCTGCATTTATGGCTGATTACCAGGTGGGTATTTTTACAGCGATTGCGATCATTGCCCACGAGATTCCACAGGAAATCGGAGACTTCATTGTTCTACTCAATGCTGGTTTCTCGCGTACCCGTGCTTTGATCTACAACTTGATTTGTGGCTTATCTGCAGTGGTGGGTGGAGTCTTGGCCTATTTCTTCTTAGAGCGCGCTCACGCCGCTATGCCTTACTTGCTAGTCGTCGCAGCTAGCAGTTTTATTTATATTGCCGTGAGCGATTTGATTCCACAAATGCACCGTCGTCCGCACTGGGCCGAGTCATTACGTCAAACAGTATTAATTGCATGTGGTGTAGGTTTTGTTATCCTACTTTCAATGCTCCATTAG